CGCTCGACGTCGATCCGTCCCGAGGCCAGCGGCCCGAGCTGGGCGCCAACGCGCGCGACCTTTCCTTCCCAGGTCGACTGCCGCGTGGCGAGGTAGTTGCGGACCTCATCGGCGGTGGCCGCCAGCGTCGCGCGGAAGGCACCGATGGGCTTGGCGAAGGCATCCAGGGCGAGGCGCACGCGATCCTCAGACGGCATAGCGGTCGAGCTCCGTGTTCAGCAGGGCCACCTTCTCGGCGCGCGACGGCGCCGGCACCGAACGGATGTCCTCGTACACCGGCAGCGTCTCGTTCCGGTAGAGCACTCCGAGCCGGATCTTCCCGTCGGGCGCGGCCAGGCGCCGGGCCGCGTCGAGGTCGGCAGGATCGTGCCGCACCTGGTTCTTGTAGATGCGCGCCAGGTCGGGCACCGAGACCCCGTCGGGGTGGACCAGCAGCTCGATCAGCCCGGGATCGCGCACGGCCCCCTCGTACAGGTCCGTCGTGTACTGGGGGCAGCGCTGCAGGATGCGTACGAAGGCGAAGCCACGGTGGCGGAAGGCCGCCAGCAGCGTCTCGTAGAGATGGGCCGGCACCCAGTCCCCGGTCTGCGCCACGAACGAGGCGTTGGTCACGCCCAGCGTGACCGACAGCGGGTTCAACGGGGGCAGGAGCGCGCCGCGCGGCTGCGTGTTGCTCGGCTTGCCCTTGGGGCTCGTGGGCGAGGTCTGGTTCTTCGTGAGCCCGTACACGCCGTTGTCGAGCATGAGGGCGACCAGGTCGGGGTTGTAGCGGGTGGTGTGGACCCAGTGGGCGGACCCGATGGAGCAGCAGTCGCCGTCTCCCATGACGACGAAGACGTGCAGGTCCGGGCGGCGAACCTTGACGCCGACTGCGACCGGCAGCGCCCGGCCGTGGATCCCGTGGAAGCCGTACGTGTGGACGTAGTGCGGGAACCGGCTCGCGCAGCCGATCCCCGAGACGAAGACCGTCTGCTCGGGCGGCAGCTGCTCGGTCTCCAGGAGCCGTTGCGTCGCGGTGAGGATCGCGTGGTCCCCGCAGCCCGGGCACCAGCGCGCCAGCCCGCTCTCGTAGTCCGCCATGGTCAGATCGCGATCCTCGTCGAGGCCGTAGGTCAGCAGCGAGCAGGTCTGGTCGATCATCGCGAGACCTCCTGCGGGACGTGATCCCGGATCGCCTGGAGAATCTGTCCGGGACGTAGCGGCTCGCCCGGCACGCGCGTCCAGCAGTCGATGTCCACCAGCGTCTGGGCGCGGAGGAGCCAGCAGAGCTGGCCGCGCCGGCGGTTCTCCTCGGTGATGTACGGGGCGCCGGGATCGTCGCTGTAGTTGATCTCGACCGTCATCACCTTCTTGAAGCGCCGGAAGATCTCCTTGAGCCCCGGCTCGAGCGGCGAGAGGAACCGGAGGTGAAGCGACGAGACCGCCAGCCCCTCGTCCCGGGCGCGGTCCACGGCCTCCTCGATGGCGCCAAGCGTGCTGCCCCAGCCGACGACGAGGAGGT
This sequence is a window from Candidatus Rokuibacteriota bacterium. Protein-coding genes within it:
- a CDS encoding 2-oxoglutarate oxidoreductase; translated protein: MIDQTCSLLTYGLDEDRDLTMADYESGLARWCPGCGDHAILTATQRLLETEQLPPEQTVFVSGIGCASRFPHYVHTYGFHGIHGRALPVAVGVKVRRPDLHVFVVMGDGDCCSIGSAHWVHTTRYNPDLVALMLDNGVYGLTKNQTSPTSPKGKPSNTQPRGALLPPLNPLSVTLGVTNASFVAQTGDWVPAHLYETLLAAFRHRGFAFVRILQRCPQYTTDLYEGAVRDPGLIELLVHPDGVSVPDLARIYKNQVRHDPADLDAARRLAAPDGKIRLGVLYRNETLPVYEDIRSVPAPSRAEKVALLNTELDRYAV